A single region of the Armatimonadota bacterium genome encodes:
- a CDS encoding BlaI/MecI/CopY family transcriptional regulator yields MSARKGPDIPVFRPGKDGLEKTLGTLEAQIMDAVWSADGEVSVQDVQEALAQTGKQAAYTTVMTTLSRLHKKGFLARTMRGKAYHYTARVTRSELSDTVTRQVVDGLLSTFAEPAMSYFVEALSANDPGKLDSLAALIEKKRREQKG; encoded by the coding sequence ATGAGTGCACGAAAAGGTCCCGATATTCCCGTATTCCGGCCAGGCAAGGACGGTCTGGAGAAGACTCTGGGCACTCTCGAAGCCCAGATCATGGACGCTGTCTGGTCAGCGGACGGCGAGGTGAGTGTGCAGGACGTCCAGGAGGCCCTTGCCCAGACCGGGAAGCAGGCCGCATATACGACGGTGATGACCACCCTGAGCCGGCTGCACAAGAAGGGTTTCCTGGCCCGCACCATGCGCGGCAAGGCCTACCACTACACTGCTCGCGTCACCCGCAGCGAGCTGAGCGACACGGTGACACGGCAGGTGGTCGATGGACTGCTCTCCACCTTCGCCGAGCCGGCGATGTCTTACTTCGTGGAAGCCCTGAGCGCGAATGATCCGGGCAAGCTCGACTCCCTTGCAGCCCTGATCGAGAAGAAGCGTCGAGAGCAGAAGGGCTGA